AATTGATTTATAATTATGCTGTGGTTAGAGAATGTAGCctctattattgtttttaaaattgttgagaAGGCTTATGTTACctaatattattaattttctttttaaatgtgttatgttgtcttaaaaatgaatgtttctattctttttattagATGAAAGCTACTAAATGTTTCATTTGATCAAGATTAATATTATTTGAAACATTCATATCCTTTTTTATCTGCTTGATGTATCAGTTACTTAGATGTATTAAAGATCTCCCATTATAAATTTTCCCATTTATACTCATACTCTTCAggttttgctttatgtattttgatgaTATGTTTTTATGGTTATAGAGTTTCATGATTGTTAAATTATCTTTTTGGATGGTTTCTTCTATTAGTAATAACATCTCCTTTGCCCCTTATTAatgatgtttgtttatttatttattgtgagacagagtcttgctgctcttttgtccaggctggagtgcagtggcaggatctcagctcactgcaacctctgcctctcaggtttaagcagttcttctgcctcggcctcccgagtagctgggactacaggtatgcaccactgtgcctggctaatgtttgtgtttttagtagagatggggtttgccatgttggccaggttggtcctgaactcctgacatcaggtgatccacctgccttggcctcccaaaatgctggaattacaggcatgagccaccatgcccagcctgagagtctttttttagtagataagTTTACGTTTATATTTACCTTAATTAACAGCACATTTAGATTTATTCCTGCCATCTTTTGCGTTTTCTGTTTgcatgcattttttctttttctttctgattttcctaCCTTATATTTAATAGACAGATAACTTACTTTCTTCTATTTCTCGATCAATTTGGAAGATATGTATTCTATATTTGTTCTTTCAGTGATCAATGTAAAGATTAATATACATTCTTAAATGAACTTTTTAGCAAAATGTGGTTTATCCATATCTCTTTGTTCCTTAAAATATACTAAGAATGttagcatattttaattttcctgtgaAACATCTTTTTGTAGCCATCATGTCATTTTTACCtagtattttaattacattttttaaccACATGAAAAAATTTTTTGCCCCTCCCTCCTTTTCAGGATAATCTATTTTGACAGCAAGAATCATTTTAGAGAACACAAATAGGATGGAAATGATGCCAAGAACCACAGCTGATAATAACAGCTTCTATTTGTTGAATACCTAACACAGGCCAGAAGCTTTGCATATATTATCACTAATTTGCACTATATTAATATCTTCAATATAGagacaggaaactgaggcttcaagAGATACATACCCATTCATCCTGGTTGGTAAAGGACAGAGCTGGAGAGTGGACTTTAGTAGCTGGCTTTGGAGCCACATGTGTTGTAGGTGACCTAGTCTGTGCTGGCCAGTTCTTTAGAGTCTGTTCCTCACTTTTGGACTAGATagtttctcctctttttcctgctgctttattttattcatggGTCCATAAATGATAGACATCATAACCGTAGTAAACATTCTCACATTTAGAAACTATGGCTTATAGAATGTGTTAAAAGTAACTTTTATAATAAGGTTTGCCATTTTAAGTTCTTCCCATTGTTGAAGAGTAGTAGGGCCTCCATCATCTATATGCAATTGTAAATGGCACCCCTTACAacactttcctttgtttttccaaAATCTGTTAAAATCTGCTGATTTGTTAGAATGAGTTATTTGTTGTAATAAATGTACAAGTCATTAGTGGCTAAGTTGTAAATGGTGCCCTCAAGGGTTGTGTAGTGCTCAGTAGCCAGGTGAGGAGAAAACATAGAAAGGCAGTGTTAATTTCATAATTCTTGTTCTCAAACTATTccatttcaggtttttttctggGATTGGCAGTGTATGGCTAGTAAAGGGGATAGGGGAGGATAGGAGGTGGATGGAcagatctatattttatccttttacAAATGGAGATAGCATATCAAGCCTCAGTGTCCATTGCACTCCTGCCGTAGGCCTCACTTTGTCTTGCACTTTGACTCCTgagagaaaaattgtttttgcCAACAAGGTCATAGAATGTAAGTGGAGAAGCAAGACACATATACATGGAACCGAACTGGAGAGAGTTTGCTAAAACATTACATTGCATTGTGTGGGTTAAAATAATGGAAAGCATTACATATAGAAAAGATAATTGTGGCGGGACGTAATCAGGGCAGGTAAGAGATGACCAGATGAAGAGAACAAGGAGCCTTGAAATCCTgttattttcatatgtattaaGAGATAGAGGGGCTGTATGTCCAGAGACCCAAAAGTTGACCCAAGGTAGAACCCTTGGTAGACCTGCCTTCCCATAAGGACATTAATGTCCATTCTCCATAGTGAATTCCAGCTTTCCAAGAACTCTCCCCCATATAATTGTGGGTAAAAGGGCACCTGCCAGCAGCCTCCTCAGCCCACCCTTCCTCATGTTGTTCATCTGTCCCTTATGCTAAAATTCCTTAGCATTTGGTATAAACAGTGTGTACTGCACTCTGGTGCCATGTTTACACGTTGTCTTgggatttcttctttctcctgtctcctgCTTCCTTTGGTCTCCTTAGTGCCTGGTCTTTGGAAGTAGAAGATGTCCAgtaaacacacatacatgaatGCCCTTAGACTGAAGTCTATGCCCATGGTGCAAGGAAAGCTCTGTGGAATCCCAGATTATAAACTACCCTCTGCCTTGAGATCAGGAACAGAGCTGAGGCCTTGCTGTCACTTTACAGTCTGAATGTTCTATGCCTCCTCTTGTCTCAGCTAGAACTTCTGTGTAAAAGCAAGTGTTCTAGGAGTTTCCATCCCTTGATTCTGATTGGGTGTGTGATTTCTAAAGAGGTTGGAATGGGAAATGTGGAAACTTAGTACTAAGAATGGGCCTTTGATTTAAACAGTTGCTATCCAGACTAGCATTTGAGTTTAACCAATGAGGTAAAAGAGGGGATAGGTGGTGTTTGGGGCAAGTAAAAGCTGTTTCATAGTCAGTGTTTGAAAACTCAAGAGAGATGATCCTATTTGTGTCTGGAGGACTTGCCTTTCAGGTGAAGAATCTCTACCTTATCCCACATCAGCAGTCACTAATAATAGAATAATGATCACTATAGGATTTTTCTTATCCGGATTTGCTAGATATCAGAACACACAGCTGAGAAAGACCCTTCGTTTATTTGGGCATGTGGCTAGTAATATCCCCTTGAACTAAATCCTTTTTTAATAGTTATAAAGAGgagatacattttatttatttgtttttatggtagatttattttttaacccaCCATTGCCCATCTCTTTCTGTCCCTGTCCTATCTGCACCTAGGATAGAATTATATTTAACAGTTACCTGTTAATTTAGATAGAGTAGGATAACTCtactccaaaaataataaaaggatgtCTAACCTTGGTCTTGATGTGAGAAGCTAAAATGGGTTTTGGTTACTGGTATCTATTTGCTTATAGTTAAATGAAGTAGATTCAAGTGACTAGattgttcaataaataaaactccacactgttttgtttttatagccTAGTGAGCTTATAATTCAGTAACACCCTTTTGTTTTACTGTGGAGATTTTGTTCTACTCTTTCTCCTTGAGTAGATAGATGtcttttgaaaatgtgttttgcGTGTGGAATATTAATCCAATTTTCGATAACTCTTCCAGAACTTTCAGCTCGCGTGCTTCGGAACTGCTGTGGATGGCCCCGGCTTTCTGGACTGTCCTTCCGAGTAGGATGTCACTGAGATCCCTCAAATGGAGCCTCCTGCTACTGTCACTCCTCAGTTTCCTTGTGATGTGGTACCTCAGCCTTCCCCACTACAATGTGATAGAACGTGTGAACTGGATGTACTTCTATGAGTATGAGCCGATTTACAGACAAGACTTTCACTTCACACTTCGAGAGCATTCAAACTGCTCTCATCAAAATCCATTTCTGGTCATCCTGGTGACCTCCCACCCTTCAGATGTGAAAGCCAGGCAGGCCATTAGAGTTACTTGGGGTGAAAAAAAGTCTTGGTGGGGATATGAGgttcttacatttttcttattagGCCAAGAGGctgaaaaggaagacaaaatgtTGGCATTGTCCTTAGAGGATGAACACCTTCTTTATGGTGACATAATCCGACAAGATTTTTTAGACACATATAATAACCTGACCTTGAAAACCATTATGGCATTCAGGTGGGTAACTGAGTTTTGCCCCAATGCCAAGTACATCATGAAGACAGACACTGATGTTTTCATCAATACTGGCAATTTAGTGAAGTATCTTTTAAACGTAAACCACTCAGAGAAGTTTTTCACAGGTTATCCTCTAATTGATAATTATTCTTATAGAGGATTTTACCAAAAAACCCATATTTCATACCAGGATTATCCTTTCAAGGTGTTCCCTCCATACTGCAGTGGGTTGGGTTATATAATGTCCAGAGATTTGGTGCCAAGGATCTATGAAATGATGGGTCATGTAAAACCCATCAAGTCTGAAGATGTTTATGTTGGGATCTGTTTGAATTTATTAAAAGTGGACATTCATATTCCAAAAGACacaaatcttttctttctatatagaATCCATTTGGATGTCTGTCAACTCAGACGTGTGATTGCAGCCCATGGCTTTTCTTCCAAGGAGATCATCACTTTTTGGCAGGTCATGCTAAGGAACACCACTTGCCATTATTAACTTCACATTCTACAAAAAGCCTAGAAGGACAGGATACTCTGTGCAAAGTGTTAAATAAAGTAGGTACTGTGGAAAATTCAGGGGAGGTCAGTGTGCTGGCTTACACTGAACTGAAACTCATGAAGAACCTACAGATTGGAGACTGGAGGGTTACACTTGTGATTTATTAGGCCCTTCAAAGATATTTGGAGGAATTAAGTATAAAGGAATTGGAGGTTTTTGCTGAAGAAATTAATAGGACCAAACAATTTGGACATGTCATTCTACAGACTAGAATTTCTTAAAAGGGTGTTACTGAATTATAAGCTCACTAggctataaaaacaaaacagtgtggaGTTTTATTTATTGAACGATCTAGTCACTTGAAGGTTTTGTGTGTATCTTATGTGGAttaccaatttaaaaatatatatagttctaTGTCAAAAAACTTCACTAAAGTTATACTGAACAAAATTTTACCTATTTTTGGTCATTTTAGTAGGTACTTCAAGATGTTGCAGTATttcatagttattattatttaatattactccagactttctgtgtttttaaatgttttgatgaTTTCAATACAATATAAACAGGATAGTGAATCATTCTTTACATTCAAACCTTTTCCAGTTACTCAACTGATCAGTTTATTGTTGATATATCACTCCATTAATGTAAAGTCATAGGTCATTATTGCATATCAGTAATCCCTTGGacgttgttaaatattttactgtgGTAATATAGAGAAGaattaaagcaagaaaatatgaattattgtcttgtttttaaaaatatagtcccTAGTGTTTTTAGAAGTCACTTAATCTGTCTCATTTTTCCACCTGGAAATTAGGAATAATGTAGAATGCCAGGCAGTAATTTCCTTTTGGAAAGGACtctaaaggcagaaaaaaagggagagaaccTCATGGGCAGAATATTATAAAAAGAGTGTCATATTCCAGCATTTGAGTTGGAAAGAGAAGATTGAAGATCCAAGTTGCATTATTAATCTgccctatttttttccttttaacaatcAGTTTGTGAATAAATAGGAAAGAAGCTGCCGCTGTTACGAGTTTCTCATCAAGATGAAAGCCCTAATGTGTAAAGTCAAATCTGATTTAAATTTTGTGCTTTTGTAGAAAGACATTTCTTCATGTGGTGATATATCTTTTATTGGACCTGCTAATAGTAGGTCAAAGAGGAGTACTCCTTGTCCCCTATTCCTGGGATTATGCAGTTTTCTTTTTAGAGTTTATATAGGGCAagtggttatttttttctgaattacaggATGGAAAAAGATCATATCATTTGTCAGGAAATATAAACTTGAAAGTATGTAGTCAGCTCTTGTAATATTCATATTTATGATTGTCCTATATGAAAGACAACTTCAGTTAAAACTGTAACGTGTGGTTCTCTGTAACAAGGCGATTT
The sequence above is drawn from the Rhinopithecus roxellana isolate Shanxi Qingling chromosome 1, ASM756505v1, whole genome shotgun sequence genome and encodes:
- the B3GALNT1 gene encoding UDP-GalNAc:beta-1,3-N-acetylgalactosaminyltransferase 1, whose product is MAPAFWTVLPSRMSLRSLKWSLLLLSLLSFLVMWYLSLPHYNVIERVNWMYFYEYEPIYRQDFHFTLREHSNCSHQNPFLVILVTSHPSDVKARQAIRVTWGEKKSWWGYEVLTFFLLGQEAEKEDKMLALSLEDEHLLYGDIIRQDFLDTYNNLTLKTIMAFRWVTEFCPNAKYIMKTDTDVFINTGNLVKYLLNVNHSEKFFTGYPLIDNYSYRGFYQKTHISYQDYPFKVFPPYCSGLGYIMSRDLVPRIYEMMGHVKPIKSEDVYVGICLNLLKVDIHIPKDTNLFFLYRIHLDVCQLRRVIAAHGFSSKEIITFWQVMLRNTTCHY